A genomic segment from Lutibacter sp. A80 encodes:
- a CDS encoding 6-carboxytetrahydropterin synthase, whose product MSKIRITKHFDFETGHALYGYDGKCKNVHGHSYKLSVTVIGEPISDTSNVKLGMVIDFGDLKKIVLSEIVDKFDHATVFNKNTPHLELANELEKRGHNIILVDYQPTSEMMLIDFAEKIKNRLPETIHLHSLKLQETASSHAEWFASDNAV is encoded by the coding sequence ATGAGTAAAATTAGAATTACAAAACATTTCGATTTTGAAACTGGACACGCTTTATATGGTTATGATGGAAAATGTAAAAATGTACACGGACATAGTTATAAACTATCTGTAACAGTTATAGGAGAACCAATTAGCGATACTTCAAACGTAAAATTGGGAATGGTAATAGATTTTGGAGATTTAAAAAAAATTGTACTATCTGAAATTGTCGATAAATTTGACCACGCTACTGTTTTTAATAAAAATACACCACACTTAGAGTTGGCAAATGAGCTTGAAAAAAGAGGGCATAACATTATTCTAGTTGATTATCAACCTACAAGTGAAATGATGTTGATTGATTTTGCTGAAAAAATAAAAAACAGACTGCCTGAAACCATTCATTTACACTCGTTAAAATTACAAGAAACTGCAAGTTCACATGCAGAATGGTTTGCAAGTGATAATGCAGTTTAA
- the pth gene encoding aminoacyl-tRNA hydrolase: MKIFKNLKLIFTSKKEKSTQELMKKFLIVGLGNIGAKYDETRHNIGFKILDTLALNEGITFESQKLGAIASFRFKGRTFILLKPSTYMNLSGKAVKYWMTKENIPIENLMVICDDLNIDFGVIRLKAKGSDGGHNGLKDINKILQTQQYPRFRFGVGDAFSKGRQIDYVLGTWNNDENKQLPERIAKSCDLIKSFGTAGLNNTMNTFNGK, translated from the coding sequence ATGAAAATTTTTAAAAATTTAAAGTTAATTTTCACATCAAAAAAAGAAAAATCTACTCAAGAACTTATGAAAAAATTCTTAATTGTTGGCTTAGGAAATATTGGTGCTAAATACGATGAAACTCGACACAATATTGGATTTAAAATTTTAGATACTCTAGCTTTAAATGAAGGCATTACTTTTGAAAGTCAGAAATTGGGTGCTATTGCCTCCTTTAGATTTAAAGGAAGAACATTTATTCTATTAAAGCCATCTACTTATATGAATTTAAGTGGAAAAGCTGTAAAATATTGGATGACAAAAGAAAATATCCCTATCGAAAATTTAATGGTAATTTGTGACGATTTAAATATAGATTTTGGCGTAATTCGTTTAAAAGCTAAAGGAAGTGACGGAGGTCATAACGGACTAAAAGACATAAACAAGATATTACAAACCCAACAATATCCACGTTTTAGGTTTGGTGTTGGAGATGCATTCTCTAAAGGGCGCCAAATTGATTATGTTCTAGGAACCTGGAATAATGATGAAAATAAACAACTTCCAGAACGTATAGCTAAATCTTGCGATTTAATTAAATCTTTTGGTACTGCAGGCTTAAATAATACAATGAATACTTTTAACGGTAAATAA
- a CDS encoding MATE family efflux transporter — protein sequence MYKESNITFKGINKLAIPAIISGIAEPLLSITDTAIVGNINLNPTEALAAVGIAGSFISALVWILAQTRSAISAIVSKYLGAKKLDEIATLPAQIIAINLSLSIFIYIVTLFFVNQIFQLYNAEGLILNYAVDYYKIRALGFPLTLFVFSAFGVFRGLQNTFWPMVISIVGAILNVILDIVLVYGVEGFIDPMNVVGAAWASVIAQAVMALLALILLLKKTPFSYKLKFPFNKEIKNLLLISFNLIIRAIALNVALYLANSYATKYGNQYIAAQTIAFQIWLFFAFFIDGYASVGNIVSGKLLGEKNYPKLWELSGRLSKYSIIVALILTALCGIFYTQIGVVFSKEQEVLDAFYNIFWIVLLMQPINAVAFVFDGIFKGLAEAVTLRNLLLVATFLGFVPTLLIGDYFNLKLYAIWMAFTVWMLLRSGILVVKFKRKYLYKNT from the coding sequence ATGTATAAAGAATCTAACATTACTTTTAAGGGTATTAATAAATTAGCAATTCCAGCAATAATATCTGGAATTGCTGAACCGCTATTATCTATAACAGATACTGCAATTGTAGGAAACATTAATTTAAATCCAACAGAAGCATTGGCAGCAGTTGGTATTGCAGGGTCGTTTATTTCTGCATTGGTTTGGATTTTAGCACAAACTAGATCCGCAATTTCAGCCATTGTTAGTAAATATTTAGGAGCTAAAAAATTAGATGAAATTGCTACATTACCCGCTCAAATTATAGCTATAAACTTAAGTTTAAGTATTTTTATTTATATAGTTACACTGTTTTTTGTCAATCAAATTTTTCAACTGTACAATGCAGAAGGTTTAATTTTAAATTATGCAGTAGACTATTATAAAATTAGGGCTCTTGGATTTCCTCTTACGCTTTTTGTATTTTCAGCCTTTGGTGTTTTTAGAGGATTACAAAACACGTTTTGGCCAATGGTAATAAGTATTGTTGGGGCAATTTTAAATGTTATTTTAGATATTGTTTTAGTGTATGGTGTTGAAGGTTTTATTGACCCTATGAATGTAGTAGGAGCTGCTTGGGCAAGTGTAATAGCGCAAGCTGTTATGGCGCTTTTAGCACTTATTTTATTATTAAAAAAGACACCATTTAGCTATAAATTAAAATTCCCGTTTAATAAAGAAATTAAAAATTTACTTTTAATAAGTTTTAACCTAATAATAAGAGCTATAGCTTTAAATGTAGCCTTGTATTTAGCAAATTCATATGCAACAAAATACGGAAATCAATACATAGCAGCACAAACTATTGCGTTTCAAATTTGGTTGTTTTTTGCCTTTTTTATTGATGGATATGCAAGTGTTGGTAATATAGTTTCTGGAAAATTATTAGGAGAAAAAAATTATCCTAAATTATGGGAGTTAAGCGGTAGGCTTAGTAAATATTCAATAATTGTAGCGTTAATATTAACGGCTCTTTGTGGCATATTTTATACACAAATTGGAGTTGTATTTTCTAAAGAACAAGAAGTGTTAGATGCATTTTACAACATTTTTTGGATAGTGCTTTTAATGCAGCCTATTAATGCTGTTGCTTTTGTTTTTGACGGAATATTTAAAGGTTTAGCAGAAGCTGTAACACTTAGAAATTTACTTTTGGTGGCTACCTTTTTAGGCTTTGTACCAACATTGTTAATTGGAGATTATTTCAATTTAAAACTCTACGCTATATGGATGGCTTTTACAGTTTGGATGCTATTAAGGTCTGGTATATTAGTTGTTAAGTTTAAAAGAAAATATTTATATAAAAACACGTAA
- a CDS encoding 50S ribosomal protein L25/general stress protein Ctc, whose amino-acid sequence MKSITITGSKRESVGKVATKALRNAGKVPCVLYGGDKPLHFSADEVSFKNLVYTANVYTAMIELDGTSYHAILQDIQFHPVTDKILHIDFYQLFDDKLVTMNIPVRLVGTSPGVIAGGSLRFAMRKLSVRAIPANLPDFINADISKLKIGQKLVVSELANDEYSILHPENTVVVQVRTARSAVMPEDEEGEEGEEGAEGEEGAEEAAAE is encoded by the coding sequence ATGAAATCAATAACAATCACAGGATCTAAAAGAGAAAGCGTAGGTAAAGTAGCTACTAAAGCCTTACGTAATGCTGGAAAGGTACCTTGCGTATTATACGGAGGGGATAAACCATTACACTTTTCAGCTGACGAAGTATCGTTCAAAAATTTAGTGTACACGGCTAACGTATATACTGCAATGATTGAATTAGATGGTACTAGTTACCATGCAATTTTACAAGATATACAGTTTCACCCTGTAACAGACAAAATTTTACACATAGATTTTTACCAACTATTTGACGATAAATTGGTAACAATGAACATTCCAGTAAGACTAGTTGGAACTTCTCCGGGTGTAATTGCTGGTGGTTCTTTACGTTTTGCAATGCGTAAATTAAGTGTTAGAGCTATACCAGCTAATTTACCAGACTTTATAAATGCTGATATTTCTAAATTAAAAATTGGTCAAAAATTGGTTGTTTCTGAATTAGCAAATGATGAATATTCAATTTTACACCCAGAAAATACAGTAGTTGTTCAGGTTAGAACTGCACGTAGTGCTGTAATGCCAGAAGACGAAGAAGGTGAAGAAGGTGAAGAAGGAGCTGAAGGTGAAGAAGGAGCTGAAGAAGCTGCTGCTGAATAA
- a CDS encoding enoyl-CoA hydratase/isomerase family protein translates to MSNGSLYTHIQNNIATIEFFHEASNSFPSELLERLAKAFNELSVDNDVHVIILKSEKEKAFCAGASFDELVAITNLEEGKKFFLGFANVLNAMRKCSKLIIGRVQGKTVGGGVGLAAACDYCLATEQAAIKLSELTIGIGPFVIAPAVERKIGLAALSELTIDATGWKNAYWAKDKGLYAKVFDTISELDKEVEYLALKLASYNPDALKEMKKVLWEGTENWDVLLDKRAEISGKLVLSDFTKKALQKFKK, encoded by the coding sequence ATGAGTAACGGAAGTTTATACACACATATTCAAAATAATATTGCAACAATTGAATTTTTTCATGAAGCAAGTAATTCTTTTCCAAGTGAATTATTAGAGCGTTTAGCGAAAGCTTTTAACGAATTAAGTGTTGATAATGATGTGCATGTAATAATATTAAAAAGCGAAAAAGAAAAAGCTTTTTGCGCAGGTGCTTCATTTGATGAATTGGTTGCAATTACTAATTTAGAAGAGGGAAAAAAATTCTTTTTAGGATTTGCAAACGTATTAAATGCAATGCGAAAATGTTCTAAATTAATAATTGGACGTGTGCAAGGTAAAACTGTTGGCGGAGGTGTTGGTTTAGCTGCTGCATGTGATTATTGTTTAGCCACAGAGCAAGCCGCTATTAAATTATCGGAATTAACCATTGGTATAGGTCCGTTTGTAATTGCGCCAGCGGTAGAACGTAAAATTGGCCTAGCTGCATTAAGCGAATTAACAATAGATGCTACAGGCTGGAAAAATGCGTATTGGGCAAAAGATAAAGGATTGTATGCAAAAGTATTTGATACTATTTCTGAATTAGATAAAGAAGTAGAATATTTAGCTCTAAAATTGGCTTCTTACAACCCAGATGCCTTAAAAGAGATGAAAAAAGTATTATGGGAAGGTACTGAAAATTGGGATGTTTTATTAGATAAACGTGCCGAAATAAGTGGAAAACTTGTTTTATCAGATTTTACCAAAAAAGCACTTCAAAAATTTAAAAAATAA